The following are encoded together in the Ralstonia insidiosa genome:
- the sbcB gene encoding exodeoxyribonuclease I produces MPVTQTFLWHDYETFGAVPRRDRPAQFAGIRTDAELNEIGEPVELFCQPSNDWLPDPVSCLITGITPQQCAKQGIPEYRFAQAIERELGTPGTIGVGYNTIRFDDEVTRHLFWRNLIDPYAREWQNECGRWDLLDVVRTTWALRPEGIQWPKHEDGKPSFKLEHLSKANGLVHEAAHDAVSDVRATIALARLIRNAQPRLFDFCLALRKKDRVLAEIGDASRPLLHISGMYGVERGCMAVVWPLGWHPTNKNELIVWDLAFDPSALFHMDVATIRERMFTRTADLAEGTTRLPIKSIHINKSPIVISNMKTLQPAQAERWGIDFATIERHAAIAQGAPDMRETWRQVYARELEPIDDVDQNLYGGFVSNDDRRTLNELRTLSGEQLAQLHPDFADERLPELLFHYRARNFPDTLSEEEYEQWEQLRAERLFEGVGGYLTFEAFGERLQQLAADATEQGDNRAQGILQDLYDYAQQIVPG; encoded by the coding sequence TTGCCCGTCACCCAGACCTTCCTCTGGCACGACTACGAAACCTTCGGCGCCGTGCCGCGCCGCGATCGCCCTGCGCAGTTCGCGGGCATCCGCACCGATGCCGAACTCAACGAGATCGGCGAGCCGGTCGAGCTGTTCTGCCAGCCCTCCAATGACTGGCTGCCCGATCCAGTGTCGTGCCTCATCACCGGCATCACGCCGCAGCAGTGCGCCAAGCAGGGCATTCCGGAGTACCGCTTCGCCCAGGCCATCGAGCGCGAACTGGGCACGCCCGGCACCATCGGCGTCGGCTACAACACCATCCGCTTTGACGACGAAGTCACCCGCCACCTGTTCTGGCGCAACCTGATCGACCCGTATGCCCGCGAGTGGCAGAACGAATGCGGGCGGTGGGACTTGCTCGACGTGGTGCGCACCACCTGGGCGCTGCGCCCCGAAGGCATCCAGTGGCCGAAACACGAAGACGGCAAGCCGAGCTTCAAGCTGGAGCACCTGTCCAAGGCCAACGGCCTGGTGCACGAGGCTGCGCACGATGCCGTGTCTGACGTGCGCGCGACGATTGCGCTGGCGCGCCTGATCCGCAATGCGCAGCCGCGCCTGTTCGACTTTTGCCTGGCGCTGCGCAAGAAGGACCGCGTGCTGGCGGAGATTGGTGACGCATCGCGCCCGCTGCTGCACATCTCCGGCATGTATGGCGTGGAGCGCGGCTGCATGGCCGTGGTGTGGCCGCTCGGCTGGCACCCGACCAACAAGAACGAGCTGATCGTATGGGACTTGGCGTTCGATCCGTCGGCGCTGTTCCACATGGATGTCGCCACCATCCGCGAGCGCATGTTCACGCGCACCGCCGATCTGGCCGAAGGCACCACGCGCCTGCCCATCAAGTCGATCCACATCAACAAGTCGCCCATCGTCATCAGCAACATGAAGACGCTGCAGCCCGCGCAGGCCGAGCGTTGGGGCATCGACTTTGCAACGATCGAGCGCCACGCCGCCATCGCCCAGGGCGCGCCCGACATGCGTGAGACCTGGCGCCAGGTCTACGCCCGCGAGCTGGAGCCGATCGACGATGTGGACCAGAACCTCTACGGCGGCTTCGTCAGCAATGACGACCGCCGTACGCTCAACGAGCTGCGCACGCTCAGCGGCGAACAGCTCGCGCAGCTGCACCCCGATTTCGCAGACGAGCGCCTGCCGGAGCTGCTGTTCCACTACCGCGCGCGCAACTTCCCCGACACGTTGAGTGAAGAGGAATACGAGCAGTGGGAGCAGTTGCGTGCAGAGCGCCTGTTCGAGGGCGTCGGTGGTTATCTGACGTTTGAGGCGTTCGGTGAGCGGCTCCAGCAACTGGCCGCCGACGCTACAGAGCAGGGTGACAACCGTGCACAGGGCATCCTGCAAGACCTGTACGACTACGCGCAGCAGATCGTGCCGGGTTAA
- a CDS encoding Crp/Fnr family transcriptional regulator — protein sequence MPAEASHTIPAPTPAQLAQGWLRGAPADLLAEIAPAARLITYPDGECIHPHGGPAQGMFLIVRGRVRISRTTDGGSELVYGVLRAGEWFGEIALIDGGGRTHSAHAQGPTTLILLGSAAFARVVAAYPAGMWALMQQLCQRIRLIFDEFEHASEMPADARLAQRLLQLARASDGRTVAASNEELGRMLARSRQTISKYLQAWQRAGWIRCHYRAVEIVDATALRALAGSH from the coding sequence ATGCCAGCCGAAGCCTCCCACACGATCCCCGCCCCCACCCCCGCGCAACTCGCACAAGGCTGGTTGCGTGGTGCGCCTGCCGACCTGCTGGCGGAGATCGCGCCCGCCGCACGCCTCATCACCTACCCCGACGGCGAATGCATCCACCCCCACGGCGGCCCCGCGCAGGGCATGTTCCTGATCGTGCGCGGCCGTGTGCGCATCAGCCGTACGACCGATGGCGGCAGCGAACTTGTCTATGGCGTGCTGCGCGCGGGCGAGTGGTTCGGGGAAATCGCCCTCATTGACGGCGGCGGCCGCACACACAGCGCGCATGCCCAGGGGCCGACCACGCTTATCCTGCTCGGCAGCGCGGCCTTTGCGCGCGTGGTGGCGGCCTATCCGGCCGGCATGTGGGCGCTGATGCAACAGCTCTGCCAGCGCATCCGCCTGATCTTCGACGAGTTCGAGCACGCCAGCGAAATGCCCGCCGATGCGCGCCTCGCCCAGCGCCTGCTGCAGCTTGCGCGGGCGAGCGATGGCCGTACCGTGGCGGCCAGCAATGAAGAACTGGGCCGCATGCTGGCGCGCTCTCGGCAGACCATCTCCAAATACCTGCAGGCGTGGCAGCGCGCGGGGTGGATCCGCTGCCACTACCGAGCGGTCGAGATCGTCGATGCGACAGCGCTGCGTGCACTCGCCGGCAGCCACTAG
- a CDS encoding MFS transporter: MTPMLSPASPEGRRLVLLLGLAQTVSWGTLYFTFTVFLAPMHDTLGWARPFLAGGFSLGLLVWALCSFWVGRALDRWPARRVMGMGTVLAAGSLLGWSLVSGETAFLLLWLPLGVAMATTLYDPAFVVLRQAFGDAYQRPIIGLTLIAGFSSTICIPLAQWGVEHIGWRHTLQCFALAHLLICLPIHARLRVRPPVHALAEATGPTAPAQPSAWRMALRMPVFWAVVLAFVAVALTNTVLGAHLIPLLSEKGEPTSRQLLIAALIGPAQVLGRLAMMRFRLAHPVRIAPATYVAMALALVVLALSSGPLLLVFALVYGAANGINTMLRAIAMPELVSRSQYATLNGLMMTPVLLAQASAPWLGALLWKASGGYAAVEWAMVAAALVALGAFTYGLWHAQARPMRKTPE; the protein is encoded by the coding sequence ATGACACCCATGCTCTCGCCGGCCTCACCCGAAGGCCGGCGCCTTGTGTTGCTGCTTGGCCTCGCGCAAACGGTCTCGTGGGGCACGCTCTACTTCACCTTCACCGTCTTCCTTGCGCCGATGCACGACACGCTCGGCTGGGCGCGGCCGTTCCTGGCGGGCGGGTTCTCGCTGGGGCTGCTGGTGTGGGCGCTGTGCTCGTTCTGGGTGGGCCGCGCGCTGGACCGCTGGCCCGCGCGGCGCGTGATGGGCATGGGCACGGTGCTGGCCGCGGGCAGCCTGCTGGGGTGGTCGCTCGTCTCCGGTGAAACGGCTTTCCTGCTGCTCTGGCTTCCGCTGGGCGTGGCGATGGCCACTACGCTCTACGACCCCGCCTTCGTCGTGCTGCGCCAGGCGTTTGGCGATGCCTACCAGCGCCCCATCATCGGCCTCACGCTGATTGCGGGGTTCTCCAGCACCATCTGTATTCCGCTGGCGCAGTGGGGCGTGGAGCACATCGGCTGGCGCCACACGCTGCAGTGCTTCGCGCTGGCGCATCTGCTGATCTGCTTGCCTATCCATGCGCGGCTGCGCGTACGGCCGCCGGTGCACGCGCTGGCAGAGGCCACCGGTCCGACGGCGCCTGCGCAACCTTCCGCGTGGCGCATGGCGCTGCGCATGCCGGTGTTCTGGGCGGTGGTGCTGGCGTTCGTCGCCGTCGCCCTGACCAACACGGTGCTTGGTGCGCACCTGATTCCGCTGCTTTCCGAGAAAGGAGAGCCAACCAGCCGCCAGTTGCTGATTGCGGCGCTCATCGGCCCGGCCCAGGTGCTCGGCCGGCTGGCGATGATGCGGTTTCGCCTGGCGCACCCGGTGCGCATCGCCCCAGCGACATATGTGGCGATGGCGCTCGCGCTTGTGGTGCTCGCCCTCTCCAGCGGCCCACTGCTGCTCGTCTTTGCGCTGGTCTACGGTGCAGCCAACGGCATCAACACCATGCTGCGCGCGATCGCCATGCCGGAGCTGGTCTCGCGCAGCCAATACGCCACACTCAACGGCCTGATGATGACGCCCGTGCTGCTGGCCCAGGCCAGTGCGCCGTGGTTGGGCGCACTGCTATGGAAGGCCTCCGGCGGCTATGCGGCGGTCGAATGGGCGATGGTGGCCGCGGCACTGGTCGCGCTCGGCGCCTTCACCTACGGGTTGTGGCACGCCCAGGCCCGCCCGATGCGCAAAACACCCGAGTGA
- a CDS encoding 2-hydroxyacid dehydrogenase, with amino-acid sequence MRILFFSSHRYDEDSFRAAQARGGHGFDLVFQRAHLDAQTAPLAAGFDVVCPFVNDSLDANVLAELAAGGTRLIALRSAGFNHVDLAAAQGLGLTVVRVPAYSPHAVAEHAVGMILTLNRRLHRACNRTREGDFSLDGLLGFDLAGKTVGVAGTGQIGQVFARIMAGFGCQLLAFDPFPQASLAAIGVRYVPLPELLAQSDIVSLHCPLNAETHHLIDASALASMKTGAMLINTSRGGLVDSPALIDALKTGQLGHLGLDVYEEEADLFFEDRSADVLQDDVFARLLTFPNVIVTAHQAFFTREALAGIADTTLANVAAWTAGAPVNVVKP; translated from the coding sequence ATGCGCATCCTCTTCTTCAGCAGCCACCGTTATGACGAAGACAGCTTCCGTGCCGCACAGGCGCGCGGCGGCCACGGCTTCGACCTCGTCTTCCAGCGCGCGCACCTGGACGCGCAGACGGCGCCGCTCGCTGCGGGTTTCGACGTGGTCTGCCCGTTCGTCAACGACTCGCTCGATGCCAACGTGCTGGCCGAACTGGCGGCAGGCGGCACGCGCCTGATCGCGCTGCGCTCGGCGGGTTTCAACCATGTCGATCTGGCAGCGGCGCAGGGCCTGGGGCTGACGGTGGTGCGCGTGCCGGCGTATTCACCACATGCGGTGGCCGAGCATGCGGTCGGCATGATCCTTACGCTCAACCGGCGGCTGCACCGCGCCTGCAATCGCACGCGCGAAGGGGATTTCTCACTGGATGGGCTACTCGGCTTCGATCTGGCGGGCAAGACGGTGGGCGTGGCCGGCACCGGGCAGATCGGACAGGTGTTCGCGCGCATCATGGCGGGCTTCGGGTGCCAGTTGCTGGCGTTTGATCCGTTTCCGCAGGCGTCGCTCGCGGCAATAGGCGTGCGCTACGTGCCGCTGCCGGAATTGCTGGCGCAGTCCGACATCGTCAGCCTGCACTGCCCGCTCAATGCCGAGACGCACCACCTGATCGACGCCAGCGCGCTCGCCAGCATGAAGACGGGCGCCATGCTCATCAACACCAGCCGTGGCGGCCTGGTCGACAGCCCTGCCCTGATCGACGCGCTCAAGACCGGCCAGCTCGGCCACCTGGGGCTGGACGTGTATGAGGAGGAAGCGGACCTCTTCTTCGAAGACCGCTCCGCCGATGTGCTGCAAGACGATGTATTCGCGCGGCTGCTGACCTTTCCCAACGTCATCGTCACCGCGCACCAGGCGTTCTTCACGCGTGAGGCGCTGGCGGGCATCGCCGACACCACACTCGCCAACGTGGCGGCGTGGACGGCCGGTGCGCCCGTGAACGTGGTGAAGCCCTAG
- a CDS encoding indolepyruvate ferredoxin oxidoreductase family protein, with protein sequence MNAPLNDALRRALETVSLDDKYTLERGRIYISGTQALVRLPMLQQERDRAAGLNTAGFISGYRGSPLGALDQALWKAKKHLAGHNIVFQAGLNEDLAATAVWGSQQVNLYPNAKFSGVYGMWYGKGPGVDRTIDVFKHANSAGSSAHGGVLVLAGDDHAAKSSTLAHQSEHVFKAAGIPVLYPSNVQEYLDYGLHGWAMSRYSGLWVSMKCVTDVVESSASVDVDPHRAEIILPEDFIMPQGGLNIRWPDPPLVQEARLLDYKWYAGLSYVRANKLDRVVMDSPQARFGIMTAGKAYLDVRQALVDLGLDEETCRRIGIRLYKVGCVWPLEAHGARAFAEGLQEILVVEEKRQILEYQLKEELYNYRDDVRPRVYGKFDERDNAGGEWSVPMANWLLPAHYELSPALIARAIATRLEKFELPSDVRARIASRIAIIDAKEKALAKPRITAERKPWFCSGCPHNTSTNVPEGSRALAGIGCHYMTVWMDRRTDTFSQMGGEGVAWIGQMPFSGDQHVFANLGDGTYYHSGLLAIRASIAAKVNITYKILYNDAVAMTGGQPVDGPLSVPQIAAQVHAEGTSRIVIVTDEPEKYNAAIKLPEGVTVHHRDRLDAIQRELREVQGTSVLIYDQTCATEKRRRRKRGTMVDPARRAFINDAVCEGCGDCSVKSNCLSVEPLETELGTKRKINQSSCNKDFSCVNGFCPSFVTAEGAQVRKPESRGVSMDGLPLLPHPELPAIQRAYGVLVTGVGGTGVVTIGGLLGMAAHIEGKGVTVLDMAGLAQKGGAVLSHVQIGERPDSIHATRIAMGEADLVIGCDAIVSAGDEVLSKVQYGQTRAIVNSTASPTADFIKNPNWRFPGSSAEADIRAAIGDACAFEDASTLAVRLLGDAIFTNPLVLGFAWQKGWIPLTYDALIRAIELNGVAVEKNKTAFEWGRHLAQDREAVLKLADDAPRAKADVIALPSLDTLIARRVDLLTAYQNAAYAAEFRSVVERVRAAEAAVVGAGQTLALTEAVVRNLSKLMAYKDEYEVARLYTDPAFLDKLRAQFDGEPGRDYQLNFWLAPPMTAKHDEKGHLVKKRFGPNTMRIFKVLAKLKGLRGTAFDVFGKTEERRTERALIGEYRALVDELVKGLSAKKLAQAVELARLPEDIRGFGHVKEANLAAARIRWNKLLAQWRDPAAAQRAA encoded by the coding sequence ATGAATGCCCCTCTGAACGACGCGCTACGCCGCGCGCTCGAAACCGTTTCCCTGGACGACAAGTACACGCTCGAGCGTGGCCGCATCTACATCAGCGGCACGCAGGCACTGGTGCGTCTGCCGATGCTGCAGCAGGAGCGCGACCGCGCCGCTGGGCTCAATACGGCGGGCTTCATCTCCGGCTACCGCGGCTCGCCACTGGGCGCGCTGGACCAAGCCTTGTGGAAAGCCAAGAAGCATCTGGCCGGGCACAACATCGTCTTCCAGGCGGGGCTGAATGAAGACTTGGCCGCCACGGCGGTCTGGGGCTCGCAGCAGGTCAATCTGTATCCGAACGCCAAGTTCAGCGGCGTGTACGGCATGTGGTACGGCAAGGGTCCAGGTGTGGACCGCACGATCGACGTGTTCAAGCACGCCAACTCGGCGGGTTCGTCCGCGCATGGCGGCGTGCTGGTGCTGGCAGGCGATGACCACGCCGCCAAGTCGTCCACGCTGGCGCACCAGTCGGAGCACGTTTTCAAGGCAGCCGGCATTCCGGTGCTGTATCCGTCGAACGTGCAGGAGTACCTCGACTACGGCCTGCACGGCTGGGCGATGAGCCGCTACTCCGGCCTGTGGGTGTCGATGAAGTGCGTGACGGACGTGGTGGAGTCGTCGGCTTCGGTGGACGTTGATCCGCACCGCGCCGAGATCATCCTGCCGGAAGATTTCATCATGCCGCAGGGCGGCCTGAACATCCGCTGGCCGGATCCGCCGCTGGTGCAGGAAGCGCGTCTGCTCGATTACAAGTGGTACGCCGGTCTGTCGTATGTGCGTGCCAACAAGCTCGACCGCGTGGTGATGGATTCGCCGCAGGCACGCTTCGGCATCATGACCGCCGGCAAGGCGTACCTGGACGTGCGTCAGGCGCTGGTCGACCTCGGCCTGGATGAGGAAACCTGCCGCCGCATCGGCATCCGCCTGTACAAGGTCGGCTGCGTGTGGCCGCTGGAAGCGCATGGTGCGCGCGCGTTTGCCGAAGGGCTGCAAGAGATCCTGGTGGTGGAAGAGAAACGCCAGATCCTCGAATACCAACTGAAGGAAGAGCTGTACAACTACCGCGACGACGTGCGTCCGCGCGTGTACGGCAAGTTCGACGAGCGCGACAACGCTGGCGGCGAATGGTCGGTGCCGATGGCCAACTGGCTGCTGCCGGCGCACTACGAGCTGTCGCCCGCGCTGATCGCCCGCGCCATCGCCACGCGGCTGGAGAAGTTCGAGCTGCCGTCGGACGTGCGCGCACGCATTGCCTCGCGCATCGCCATCATCGACGCCAAAGAGAAGGCGCTCGCCAAGCCGCGCATCACCGCCGAGCGCAAGCCGTGGTTCTGCTCGGGCTGCCCGCACAACACGTCGACCAACGTGCCGGAAGGCTCGCGCGCGCTGGCCGGCATCGGCTGCCACTACATGACCGTGTGGATGGACCGCCGCACCGACACCTTCAGCCAGATGGGCGGCGAAGGCGTGGCGTGGATCGGCCAGATGCCGTTCTCGGGCGACCAGCACGTGTTCGCCAACCTGGGCGACGGCACGTACTACCACTCGGGCCTGCTGGCGATTCGCGCGTCCATCGCGGCCAAGGTGAACATCACCTACAAGATCCTCTACAACGATGCGGTGGCCATGACCGGCGGTCAGCCGGTGGACGGCCCGCTGTCGGTGCCGCAGATTGCTGCACAGGTGCATGCCGAAGGCACGTCGCGCATCGTCATCGTCACGGACGAGCCGGAGAAGTACAACGCGGCCATCAAGCTGCCGGAAGGCGTGACGGTGCATCACCGCGATCGCCTGGATGCGATTCAGCGCGAGCTGCGCGAGGTGCAAGGCACCAGCGTGCTGATCTACGACCAGACCTGCGCGACGGAAAAGCGCCGCCGCCGCAAGCGCGGCACGATGGTCGACCCGGCACGCCGCGCGTTCATCAACGACGCGGTGTGCGAAGGCTGCGGTGATTGCTCGGTCAAGTCGAACTGCCTGTCGGTCGAGCCGCTGGAAACGGAGCTGGGCACCAAGCGCAAGATCAACCAGTCGTCGTGCAACAAGGATTTCTCGTGCGTGAACGGCTTCTGCCCGAGCTTTGTGACGGCCGAAGGCGCGCAAGTGCGCAAGCCGGAATCGCGTGGCGTGTCGATGGATGGCCTGCCGCTGCTGCCGCACCCTGAGCTGCCTGCCATCCAGCGTGCGTACGGCGTGCTGGTGACCGGCGTGGGCGGCACGGGCGTGGTGACCATCGGCGGTCTGCTCGGCATGGCGGCGCACATCGAAGGCAAAGGCGTGACCGTGCTCGACATGGCGGGCCTGGCGCAGAAAGGCGGCGCGGTGCTCTCGCATGTGCAGATCGGCGAGCGTCCGGATTCGATCCACGCCACGCGCATCGCCATGGGCGAAGCCGACCTCGTGATCGGCTGCGATGCGATCGTCTCGGCGGGGGACGAAGTGTTGTCCAAGGTGCAGTACGGCCAGACGCGCGCCATCGTCAACAGCACTGCATCGCCCACAGCGGATTTCATCAAAAACCCGAACTGGCGCTTCCCGGGCAGCTCGGCGGAAGCCGACATCCGCGCGGCCATCGGCGATGCGTGCGCGTTTGAAGACGCCAGCACGCTGGCCGTGCGCCTGCTGGGCGACGCGATCTTCACCAACCCGCTGGTGCTGGGCTTTGCGTGGCAGAAGGGCTGGATTCCGCTGACGTACGACGCGCTCATCCGCGCCATCGAACTCAACGGCGTGGCGGTCGAGAAGAACAAGACCGCCTTCGAGTGGGGTCGCCATCTCGCGCAAGACCGCGAGGCCGTGCTCAAGCTCGCCGACGACGCCCCGCGTGCCAAGGCCGATGTGATCGCCCTGCCCTCGCTGGACACGCTGATTGCTCGTCGTGTCGATCTGCTGACTGCGTACCAGAACGCTGCTTACGCTGCCGAGTTCCGCTCGGTGGTGGAGCGTGTGCGTGCAGCAGAAGCGGCGGTGGTGGGTGCTGGCCAAACGCTGGCACTGACCGAAGCCGTGGTGCGCAATCTGTCGAAGCTGATGGCGTATAAGGACGAATACGAAGTCGCCCGCCTGTACACCGATCCGGCCTTCCTCGACAAGCTGCGCGCACAGTTCGATGGCGAGCCCGGCCGCGACTACCAACTCAACTTCTGGCTCGCGCCGCCCATGACGGCCAAGCACGACGAGAAGGGCCATCTGGTGAAGAAGCGCTTCGGCCCGAACACGATGCGCATCTTCAAGGTGCTGGCCAAGCTCAAGGGCCTGCGCGGCACGGCGTTCGACGTGTTCGGCAAGACCGAAGAGCGCCGCACCGAGCGCGCGCTGATCGGTGAATACCGTGCGCTGGTGGACGAACTGGTGAAGGGGCTGTCGGCGAAAAAGCTGGCACAGGCCGTGGAACTGGCACGCCTGCCGGAAGACATCCGCGGCTTCGGCCACGTGAAGGAAGCGAACCTGGCGGCCGCACGCATCCGTTGGAACAAGCTGCTCGCGCAGTGGCGTGATCCGGCGGCGGCGCAGCGCGCAGCCTGA
- a CDS encoding PLP-dependent aminotransferase family protein, translating to MDYGVLLSNYERTAARGKAESGARPSQQHRLYACLRTAILSGQIEEGTRLASSRSLAEELGMARNSVLYAYEQLAAEGFVLSRRQGTVVARVGLQQAPTQAPEAPPALSRRVAGLERPSGEMSDLLPFLPGTPALDEFPLAQWRRCMERAWRRIGPAQMGYGQVEGNVALRQAVAEYLRVSRGVRCEAAQVFITDGTQNSLDLCARALADAGDIAWIENPGYYGARASMRAADLRLVPIGIDADGLAPRPEDWRDTPPKLIYITPSHQYPLGSVMSLERRLALIQHARAVGAWIIEDDYDSEFRHSGAPLSAVQGLTADAPVVYLGTFSKMLFPALRLGYMVVPPALATVLRPTAGALMLRGRVADQLALAEFIEAGHFTRHLRRMRRLYGERRNALQAALERHLHGVVTVSGGAGGMHLSTRLDAPVRDVDVSVAARAQGMVLRPLSRFCLPGTLTAQYNGLVLGYGNVPAEAMDGLVLQMQRVIEAVAA from the coding sequence ATGGACTACGGCGTCTTGCTGTCGAACTACGAACGGACTGCGGCACGCGGCAAAGCAGAGAGCGGAGCACGGCCCTCGCAGCAGCATCGGCTGTACGCTTGCCTGCGCACGGCCATCCTGAGTGGGCAGATTGAGGAAGGCACGCGGTTGGCTTCATCGCGCTCATTGGCCGAAGAGCTGGGCATGGCGCGCAACTCGGTGCTGTACGCGTACGAACAACTGGCAGCGGAGGGCTTTGTGCTCAGCCGCCGGCAAGGCACGGTGGTCGCACGCGTGGGCTTGCAGCAGGCCCCGACACAAGCACCGGAAGCGCCACCTGCGTTATCGCGCCGCGTTGCCGGGCTGGAGCGCCCGAGCGGCGAGATGAGCGATCTGCTGCCCTTCCTGCCGGGCACACCCGCGCTGGACGAGTTTCCGCTCGCGCAATGGCGGCGCTGCATGGAGCGGGCATGGCGCCGCATCGGTCCAGCACAGATGGGCTACGGGCAGGTGGAAGGCAACGTGGCGCTGCGTCAGGCCGTGGCCGAGTATCTGCGCGTCTCGCGCGGCGTGCGCTGCGAGGCCGCGCAGGTGTTCATCACCGATGGCACGCAGAACAGCCTGGACCTCTGTGCCCGCGCACTGGCCGATGCCGGCGACATCGCCTGGATCGAGAACCCCGGCTACTACGGTGCACGTGCCTCCATGCGGGCAGCAGACCTGCGGCTGGTGCCGATCGGCATCGATGCCGATGGCCTCGCCCCGCGCCCGGAAGACTGGCGCGACACGCCGCCCAAGCTGATCTACATCACGCCGTCGCACCAGTACCCGCTGGGCTCGGTGATGAGCCTGGAGCGTCGCCTCGCGCTGATCCAGCACGCACGTGCCGTGGGCGCGTGGATCATCGAAGACGACTACGACAGCGAGTTCCGCCACAGCGGTGCGCCGCTGTCTGCGGTGCAGGGCCTGACCGCCGATGCGCCCGTGGTCTACCTGGGCACCTTCAGCAAGATGCTGTTTCCGGCGCTGCGTCTCGGCTACATGGTCGTGCCGCCGGCATTGGCCACCGTGCTGCGTCCGACAGCCGGCGCGCTGATGCTGCGCGGGCGCGTGGCCGATCAGCTGGCGCTGGCGGAGTTCATTGAGGCGGGCCACTTCACGCGGCATCTGCGGCGCATGCGGCGCCTGTACGGCGAGCGTCGCAATGCGTTGCAGGCTGCGCTTGAGCGGCACCTGCACGGTGTGGTGACCGTCTCGGGCGGCGCCGGTGGCATGCACCTGTCGACGCGGCTCGACGCGCCGGTACGCGACGTGGATGTGAGTGTTGCCGCCCGCGCGCAGGGCATGGTGCTGCGGCCGCTGTCGCGCTTCTGCCTGCCGGGCACGCTGACCGCGCAATACAACGGCCTGGTGCTCGGCTACGGCAATGTGCCCGCCGAAGCGATGGACGGGTTGGTCTTGCAGATGCAGCGCGTGATTGAGGCGGTCGCCGCATAG
- a CDS encoding HD domain-containing protein codes for MTHDTAPRATFSHMEHGTREDWAAISAEFMPFARALPDRVLAHLKLLDGDCGGFPIDRLAHSLQTATLAHRDGRDEEYVVCALLHDIGDTLGSFNHPDIAAAILKPFVSPENLWMVEKHGIFQGYYFFHHLGLDRNLREQYRSQPELFERTAEFCAKYDGAAFMADYDNLPLSFFEPMVRRVLAQPRNSIYVKEGERELSKPKAEAA; via the coding sequence ATGACGCACGACACTGCCCCGCGCGCGACGTTTTCCCACATGGAGCACGGCACCCGCGAGGACTGGGCCGCCATCTCGGCCGAGTTCATGCCATTCGCTCGTGCGCTGCCCGACCGCGTGCTCGCGCACCTGAAGCTGCTGGACGGCGATTGCGGCGGCTTTCCGATCGACCGCCTCGCGCATTCCCTGCAGACCGCCACGCTGGCCCACCGCGACGGCCGGGATGAGGAATATGTGGTCTGCGCGCTGCTGCATGACATCGGCGACACACTGGGCAGCTTCAACCACCCGGACATCGCCGCCGCCATCCTCAAGCCCTTCGTCAGCCCCGAGAACCTGTGGATGGTCGAGAAGCACGGCATCTTCCAGGGCTACTACTTCTTCCACCACCTGGGCCTGGACCGCAACCTGCGCGAGCAATACCGCAGCCAGCCCGAGCTGTTCGAGCGCACCGCCGAGTTCTGCGCCAAGTACGACGGCGCCGCCTTCATGGCTGACTACGACAACCTGCCGCTGTCGTTCTTCGAGCCGATGGTGCGCCGCGTGCTGGCGCAGCCGCGCAACTCCATCTACGTGAAAGAAGGTGAGCGCGAACTGTCCAAGCCGAAGGCCGAGGCGGCGTAA